CGCGACGGTGGAGGACCTGCTGGGCTTCGCTCGCGCGGTGCTGGACCACAAGCTGGTGACGCGCGAGACGATGGGCCGCATGCAGGCGACGATGGTGACGCGCGACGGGCACATCACCGACTACGGCATGGGCTTCGCGACCTATCCGCTGCGGGGCCACTACATCGTCGCGCACGCGGGCGGGCAGCCGGAGACGACGACGCTGCTGGTGCTGCTGCCGGCGGAGGACACGGCCATCGCGCTCGCCACCAACGTGGAGGACGAGGCGAAGCGGCTGCGCCGGCTGTCCATCCGGTTGATGGAGACGGTGCTGGACGAGGGCGCGCCGGCCCGGGGCGGCCACTTCACGGACCCCGTGGACGCGGTCGTCTACGAGGGCATGGGGCGGCTGGCGAGCTACGGGCTCGCGTACCACGACTGGGCCACGCGCGGGCCGGGCACGCTGCCGGCGGAGACGGACCTGGCGGGGGCGTTCGCGAAGGTGTCGTCGCTCTTCGAGCGGGCGGCGATCGCAAGGGATGGCCGCGGCGCGATGGAGCGGATCCGCGGCGCGCACGAGCCGCGCGCCGAGTCGCTCTTCATCCGCGTGGGCGCGCACATGGCGGCCACGGTGGAGAAGGCGATGGGCGCGGAGCGGCTGCGCGCGTACCGGACGCAGGGCGCGGCGGGCTTCTTCGCGGACTACCTGGCGGCGTGCGAGACGCTGAAGTGTCCGGAGGCGGAGCGCTTCAGTCCGTCCGTGCGGAGCGACGTGGCGCGCTTCGTCGCGGGGTGGAAGCGCGCGGAGGTGCCGGCGCTGAAGCGCACGCGTCTGGAGGCGACGAAGGACCCGGAGAAGCTGTGGCCCTCGTTGAAGGAGGCGGCGGTGCGCGCCCCCGCGGTGCGGCCGGACTACACGGATGAGCTGCTGACGCTGGCGGACCGCGCGAAGCGCAAGCCGGTGGACCGGATGCGCTGGCTGGAGCGCGCGACGGAGCTGCATCCGGAGTCGATGGACGCGCACCTGGCGCAAGCGGTGGGGTTGATGGAGGCGAACCGGGAGCCGGAGGCGATTCCCCACGTGCGCGAGGCGTTCGAGACGCCGGAGGGCTCGCTGGTGCTGTCGCCCACGGGCTTCCTGAAGCGGCTCCTGGACACGCGTTCGCTGAAGGTAGCGCGAGGCCTCTTGCGCGCGGCGGTGACGCTGCATCCGGACGCACCGGAGCTGTGGGACGCGCTGGCGAAGCGCGAGCGGGCCCTGGGTGACGCGGGCGCGGCGAAGGCGGCGCTGGCCCAGGCGAAGCGGGCCCGTCAGGTCCGGGCCGCGCAGGAGGCCCGGGCTCCGAAATCCCAGGGCGTCGTGGCCCCGGCGGGCAACGCACCGGCGCAGGACAAGGCCGGGAGCACGTCCCCCACGGTGCCGGTGGATCCGGAGTCCGCGCCGGAGCCGTAGCGCCCGCGAACCGGGCTTCCCGGGAAGGCACGGCGCCCGAACCTCCCTCCGGACACGGAGGCGGTCCCCATGCCTGAGAAGGTGAGAGCCGCGCGGGAGCCTCCCCGGCGGCGGCGGGCCGGAAAAACCAGTCCGACAGTCGGA
The sequence above is drawn from the Corallococcus sp. NCRR genome and encodes:
- a CDS encoding serine hydrolase gives rise to the protein MKRLFVALWVLVEAGPAFAQASAGSVAKPASVAQASAAAPKPEAAPSGAGEKPSSPPESSAKVAPEPDAKASEFPPEVQRALDALVRADLKQGPTAGLSVGVMRGGQRWMNGYGYRDVAKKLPATVRTTYRMASITKSFTAVAVMQLAQAGKLDLDADIHTLVPEYPVKQWPVTVRQLLGHLGGVPTYDSPSAGNNTKPVTTKEAIGLFADRPLVSEPGTRYLYTTWGFNLLGAAVETASGQSYREYLRDHVFGPANMSHADVDEISTRDAQQAVGYRVSGATLKTSRFLDVTSRFGGGGTRATVEDLLGFARAVLDHKLVTRETMGRMQATMVTRDGHITDYGMGFATYPLRGHYIVAHAGGQPETTTLLVLLPAEDTAIALATNVEDEAKRLRRLSIRLMETVLDEGAPARGGHFTDPVDAVVYEGMGRLASYGLAYHDWATRGPGTLPAETDLAGAFAKVSSLFERAAIARDGRGAMERIRGAHEPRAESLFIRVGAHMAATVEKAMGAERLRAYRTQGAAGFFADYLAACETLKCPEAERFSPSVRSDVARFVAGWKRAEVPALKRTRLEATKDPEKLWPSLKEAAVRAPAVRPDYTDELLTLADRAKRKPVDRMRWLERATELHPESMDAHLAQAVGLMEANREPEAIPHVREAFETPEGSLVLSPTGFLKRLLDTRSLKVARGLLRAAVTLHPDAPELWDALAKRERALGDAGAAKAALAQAKRARQVRAAQEARAPKSQGVVAPAGNAPAQDKAGSTSPTVPVDPESAPEP